A window of the Natronomonas salina genome harbors these coding sequences:
- the lysA gene encoding diaminopimelate decarboxylase, translating into MSLAASPAVKRLADWDADRLERLAAEHGTPLYVMDHDRIRENFARFDAAFDFAHVMYAAKANTGRAVVRTLYDAGADVECAAAGELHRALEAGVAPEDLQYTAVNPPDGDLDYAVDLWEDTPELTITAGAEMTLDRLEARGFDGRLALRVNPGIGTGHHEKVATGKDAKFGLPYDAVPDVVADARERFDFVGLHAHVGSGVLSGDLDDHRRALQKVADLAERVGDLEFLDLGGGFGVPYRPEEPPLDIEAAAEMVREVTADVDATIALEPGRYLVADAGALLTRVNTVKETPETRVVGVDAGLTAMIRPAMFDSYHHIRNVTGGDREPVASSVGGPLCTSADVFCTDRPIPRPEAEDLLAIGNVGAYGINLASQFHSQPRPAEVALEGDDERVTRRRETFDDLTRLEDEAPGSGE; encoded by the coding sequence ATGAGTCTCGCCGCCTCGCCCGCCGTCAAGCGGCTCGCCGACTGGGACGCCGACCGCCTGGAGCGGCTCGCCGCCGAGCACGGCACGCCGCTGTACGTGATGGACCACGACCGGATCCGCGAGAACTTCGCGCGGTTCGACGCGGCCTTCGACTTCGCCCACGTCATGTACGCGGCGAAGGCCAACACCGGCCGCGCGGTCGTCCGGACGCTGTACGACGCGGGCGCGGACGTCGAGTGCGCCGCGGCGGGGGAACTCCACCGCGCATTGGAGGCCGGCGTTGCTCCCGAGGACCTCCAGTACACCGCGGTCAACCCGCCGGACGGCGACCTCGACTACGCGGTCGACCTCTGGGAGGACACCCCGGAGCTGACGATCACGGCGGGCGCGGAGATGACGCTGGACCGCCTCGAGGCCCGCGGGTTCGACGGGCGGCTGGCGCTGCGGGTCAACCCCGGCATCGGGACCGGCCACCACGAGAAGGTCGCGACGGGCAAGGACGCGAAGTTCGGGCTGCCGTACGATGCGGTCCCCGACGTGGTCGCGGACGCGAGAGAGCGCTTCGACTTCGTCGGGCTGCACGCCCACGTCGGCAGCGGCGTCCTCTCGGGGGACCTCGACGACCACCGGCGGGCCCTCCAGAAGGTCGCCGACCTTGCCGAGCGGGTGGGCGACCTGGAGTTCCTCGACCTCGGCGGCGGGTTCGGCGTCCCCTACCGCCCGGAGGAGCCGCCGCTGGACATCGAGGCGGCGGCGGAGATGGTCCGGGAGGTGACCGCGGACGTCGACGCGACCATCGCCCTGGAGCCGGGGCGGTACCTCGTCGCCGACGCCGGCGCGCTGCTGACCCGGGTCAACACGGTCAAGGAGACCCCGGAGACCCGCGTCGTCGGCGTCGACGCCGGGCTGACGGCGATGATCCGGCCGGCGATGTTCGACTCCTACCACCACATCCGGAACGTGACGGGCGGGGACCGCGAGCCGGTCGCGTCGAGCGTCGGCGGGCCGCTGTGTACGAGCGCGGACGTGTTCTGTACGGACCGGCCGATCCCGCGACCGGAGGCCGAGGACCTGCTGGCGATCGGCAACGTCGGCGCCTACGGGATCAACCTCGCCAGCCAGTTCCACTCCCAGCCCAGGCCGGCGGAGGTCGCCCTCGAGGGCGACGACGAGCGCGTGACGCGGCGACGGGAGACCTTCGACGACCTGACGAGACTGGAAGACGAGGCTCCCGGTAGTGGGGAGTAG